One genomic segment of Tripterygium wilfordii isolate XIE 37 chromosome 9, ASM1340144v1, whole genome shotgun sequence includes these proteins:
- the LOC120005668 gene encoding probable glycosyltransferase At3g07620 isoform X1, whose amino-acid sequence MEVAAIIFHRLCHVEIRRLLPIIGTVVAVVVVFQCFALPYRRSMYLSVDMRGSAVVMVYNATTIINNSRTTKIDGNGAVMGLKMDVTKPDHSSTQEEEMIKPGQWEQMEKAEDKYKMNNHLKSIPTDGKGDLDANLSIIASSVAANILLVDNVKQVRKALSKNTEPLKTVSIIMNNNSTATSISVMKRMKIQPTSVSQMNSLLLRSLVTSSHSMRSRLSSMLDHELLSAKHDIQNAPVVRNTPEEYASIFRNVSMFKRSYELMERILKVYIYREGEKPIFHQSKTRGIYASEGWFMKLIEGNRKFTVKNPRKAHLFYLPFSSQMLRTVLSEQDLHNQKELEIHLKKYLDLIARKYNFWNRTGGADHFLVACHDWAPKITRRYMKNCIRSLCNANIAKDFKIGKDTTLPVTYVHSAQATLEDLGGKPPSERPILAFFAGSMHGYLRPMLLKFWENKEADMKIFGPLPRDLEGKKMYREYMKNSKYCICARGYEVHTPRVVEAILNECVPVILSDNYVPPFFEVFDWEAFSVFVQEREIPNLRNILLSIPEEKYRMMQLRIKLVQQHFLWHKKPVKYDLFHMILHAVWYNRVFQIRAR is encoded by the exons ATGGAAGTTGCTGCCATAATATTTCACAGGTTGTGTCATGTTGAAATTAGGAGACTGCTGCCCATTATTGGCACAGTCGTTGCCGTTGTTGTTGTTTTCCAGTGTTTTGCACTTCCCTATAGGAGAAGTATGTATCTATCTGTTGATATGAGGGGATCAGCGGTTGTGATGGTCTATAATGCTACTACCATCATAAACAATTCAAGAACAACCAAGATTGATGGTAATGGCGCGGTGATGGGTTTGAAAATGGATGTGACAAAGCCAGACCATAGTTCTACTCAAGAAGAGGAAATGATCAAGCCTGGTCAATGGGAGCAAATGGAGAAAGCAGaggacaaatataaaatgaataATCATCTGAAGTCTATTCCTACAGATGGCAAAGGAGACTTGGATGCCAACTTAAGTATAATTGCTTCATCTGTAGCTGCAAATATATTGTTGGTAGACAATGTCAAGCAAGTTAGGAAAGCACTATCCAAGAATACTGAGCCACTGAAGACTGTTTCGATTATCATGAACAATAACTCTACAGCGACTAGCATTTCTGTAATGAAGAGGATGAAGATACAACCAACTTCAGTGTCCCAGATGAACTCTCTGTTGCTTCGCAGTCTTGTTACTTCTTCTCATTCTATG AGGTCACGATTGTCATCCATGCTTGATCATGAACTCCTCTCTGCAAAACATGATATTCAAAATGCTCCTGTTGTTAGGAACACTCCAGAAGAGTATGCTTCAATTTTTCGTAATGTTTCCATGTTTAAAAG GAGTTATGAATTGATGGAGCGCATACTCAAAGTTTATATCTACAGGGAGGGAGAAAAGCCAATATTCCACCAGTCAAAGACGAGGGGAATTTATGCCTCAGAAGGATGGTTTATGAAACTAATAGAGGGAAACAGAAAGTTCACCGTGAAAAACCCAAGAAAAGCTCATTTGTTTTACTTACCCTTCAGCTCACAAATGCTAAGAACTGTGCTTTCTGAACAAGATCTTCATAATCAAAAGGAACTTGAGATACATCTGAAGAAGTATCTGGACTTAATTGcgagaaaatataatttctggAATAGAACTGGAGGCGCAGATCATTTTCTTGTGGCCTGTCATGATTGG GCCCCCAAAATCACAAGGAGATATATGAAGAATTGCATCAGATCACTTTGCAACGCCAATATCGCTAAAGATTTTAAAATTGGCAAGGATACTACTCTTCCTGTTACATATGTTCATTCTGCACAGGCCACTCTAGAGGATCTTGGAGGAAAACCTCCTTCAGAAAGACCTATCTTGGCCTTTTTCGCTGGGAGCATGCATGGTTACCTCCGACCAATGCTGCTAAAGTTTTGGGAGAATAAAGAAGCTGACATGAAAATTTTTGGGCCTCTACCACGTGAtcttgaagggaaaaaaatgtaTAGGGAGTACATGAAGAACAGCAAGTATTGCATATGTGCTAGGGGTTACGAAGTTCACACACCCCGAGTGGTCGAGGCCATTTTAAATGAGTGTGTGCCAGTCATCTTATCAGATAACTATGTGCCTCCTTTTTTTGAGGTGTTTGATTGGGAGGCATTTTCTGTTTTCGTTCAAGAGAGAGAGATCCCAAATTTGAGGAACATTCTGCTCTCAATCCCGGAAGAGAAGTATCGTATGATGCAGTTGAGAATAAAGCTAGTACAACAGCATTTCCTTTGGCATAAAAAGCCTGTCAAGTATGACTTATTCCATATGATCCTCCATGCAGTCTGGTACAACAGAGTTTTTCAAATAAGAGCCAGATGA
- the LOC120005668 gene encoding probable glycosyltransferase At5g03795 isoform X2, with amino-acid sequence MEVAAIIFHRLCHVEIRRLLPIIGTVVAVVVVFQCFALPYRRSMYLSVDMRGSAVVMVYNATTIINNSRTTKIDGNGAVMGLKMDVTKPDHSSTQEEEMIKPGQWEQMEKAEDKYKMNNHLKSIPTDGKGDLDANLSIIASSVAANILLVDNVKQVRKALSKNTEPLKTVSIIMNNNSTATSISVMKRMKIQPTSVSQMNSLLLRSLVTSSHSMRSRLSSMLDHELLSAKHDIQNAPVVRNTPEEYASIFRNVSMFKREGEKPIFHQSKTRGIYASEGWFMKLIEGNRKFTVKNPRKAHLFYLPFSSQMLRTVLSEQDLHNQKELEIHLKKYLDLIARKYNFWNRTGGADHFLVACHDWAPKITRRYMKNCIRSLCNANIAKDFKIGKDTTLPVTYVHSAQATLEDLGGKPPSERPILAFFAGSMHGYLRPMLLKFWENKEADMKIFGPLPRDLEGKKMYREYMKNSKYCICARGYEVHTPRVVEAILNECVPVILSDNYVPPFFEVFDWEAFSVFVQEREIPNLRNILLSIPEEKYRMMQLRIKLVQQHFLWHKKPVKYDLFHMILHAVWYNRVFQIRAR; translated from the exons ATGGAAGTTGCTGCCATAATATTTCACAGGTTGTGTCATGTTGAAATTAGGAGACTGCTGCCCATTATTGGCACAGTCGTTGCCGTTGTTGTTGTTTTCCAGTGTTTTGCACTTCCCTATAGGAGAAGTATGTATCTATCTGTTGATATGAGGGGATCAGCGGTTGTGATGGTCTATAATGCTACTACCATCATAAACAATTCAAGAACAACCAAGATTGATGGTAATGGCGCGGTGATGGGTTTGAAAATGGATGTGACAAAGCCAGACCATAGTTCTACTCAAGAAGAGGAAATGATCAAGCCTGGTCAATGGGAGCAAATGGAGAAAGCAGaggacaaatataaaatgaataATCATCTGAAGTCTATTCCTACAGATGGCAAAGGAGACTTGGATGCCAACTTAAGTATAATTGCTTCATCTGTAGCTGCAAATATATTGTTGGTAGACAATGTCAAGCAAGTTAGGAAAGCACTATCCAAGAATACTGAGCCACTGAAGACTGTTTCGATTATCATGAACAATAACTCTACAGCGACTAGCATTTCTGTAATGAAGAGGATGAAGATACAACCAACTTCAGTGTCCCAGATGAACTCTCTGTTGCTTCGCAGTCTTGTTACTTCTTCTCATTCTATG AGGTCACGATTGTCATCCATGCTTGATCATGAACTCCTCTCTGCAAAACATGATATTCAAAATGCTCCTGTTGTTAGGAACACTCCAGAAGAGTATGCTTCAATTTTTCGTAATGTTTCCATGTTTAAAAG GGAGGGAGAAAAGCCAATATTCCACCAGTCAAAGACGAGGGGAATTTATGCCTCAGAAGGATGGTTTATGAAACTAATAGAGGGAAACAGAAAGTTCACCGTGAAAAACCCAAGAAAAGCTCATTTGTTTTACTTACCCTTCAGCTCACAAATGCTAAGAACTGTGCTTTCTGAACAAGATCTTCATAATCAAAAGGAACTTGAGATACATCTGAAGAAGTATCTGGACTTAATTGcgagaaaatataatttctggAATAGAACTGGAGGCGCAGATCATTTTCTTGTGGCCTGTCATGATTGG GCCCCCAAAATCACAAGGAGATATATGAAGAATTGCATCAGATCACTTTGCAACGCCAATATCGCTAAAGATTTTAAAATTGGCAAGGATACTACTCTTCCTGTTACATATGTTCATTCTGCACAGGCCACTCTAGAGGATCTTGGAGGAAAACCTCCTTCAGAAAGACCTATCTTGGCCTTTTTCGCTGGGAGCATGCATGGTTACCTCCGACCAATGCTGCTAAAGTTTTGGGAGAATAAAGAAGCTGACATGAAAATTTTTGGGCCTCTACCACGTGAtcttgaagggaaaaaaatgtaTAGGGAGTACATGAAGAACAGCAAGTATTGCATATGTGCTAGGGGTTACGAAGTTCACACACCCCGAGTGGTCGAGGCCATTTTAAATGAGTGTGTGCCAGTCATCTTATCAGATAACTATGTGCCTCCTTTTTTTGAGGTGTTTGATTGGGAGGCATTTTCTGTTTTCGTTCAAGAGAGAGAGATCCCAAATTTGAGGAACATTCTGCTCTCAATCCCGGAAGAGAAGTATCGTATGATGCAGTTGAGAATAAAGCTAGTACAACAGCATTTCCTTTGGCATAAAAAGCCTGTCAAGTATGACTTATTCCATATGATCCTCCATGCAGTCTGGTACAACAGAGTTTTTCAAATAAGAGCCAGATGA